A genome region from Setaria italica strain Yugu1 chromosome III, Setaria_italica_v2.0, whole genome shotgun sequence includes the following:
- the LOC101754176 gene encoding receptor-like cytoplasmic kinase 185 isoform X2, with the protein MLSLLHHDNLVNLIGYCADGDQRLLVYEFMPLGSLEDHLHDIPPDKEPLDWNTRMKIAAGAAKGLEYLHDKASPPVIYRDFKSSNILLGEGFHPKLSDFGLAKLGPVGDKTHVSTRVMGTYGYCAPEYAMTGQLTVKSDVYSFGVVFLELITGRKAIDNGKPHGEQNLVAWARPLFKDRRKFPKMADPLLQGRFPMRGLYQALAVAAMCLQEQAATRPFIGDVVTALSYLASQTYDPNAPVQHNRSNSSTPRASRGGGSNDQRRLRSPNHHSPDLRRREATTGPKYEAEVSRTNSGSGSGRQSGLDDVDMTVSQLGSPGHGGRKRESPRTAERQGAIAEAKTWGENSRGRN; encoded by the exons ATGCTGAGTCTATTGCACCATGACAACCTGGTCAACCTAATTGGATACTGTGCTGATGGGGACCAACGTCTTCTTGTATATGAGTTTATGCCATTGGGATCACTTGAGGATCATTTGCATG ATATTCCACCTGATAAGGAACCTCTGGACTGGAATACACGGATGAAGATTGCTGCGGGTGCTGCCAAGGGCTTAGAGTACTTGCATGACAAGGCAAGTCCTCCTGTTATTTACAGGGATTTCAAGTCCTCAAACATTCTACTTGGTGAAGGGTTTCATCCAAAGCTATCGGACTTTGGCCTTGCCAAACTTGGCCCTGTTGGTGACAAGACTCATGTTTCAACACGTGTTATGGGAACTTATGGCTATTGTGCCCCAGAGTATGCAATGACAGGGCAGCTTACAGTTAAATCTGATGTATATAGTTTTggtgttgtgttccttgaactGATTACTGGCCGGAAAGCAATTGACAACGGCAAGCCCCATGGAGAGCAAAACCTAGTTGCATGG GCTCGTCCTCTATTCAAGGACCGCCGGAAATTTCCTAAAATGGCTGATCCGTTACTTCAGGGCCGCTTCCCCATGAGGGGCCTGTATCAGGCTTTAGCCGTTGCTGCAATGTGTTTGCAGGAGCAAGCTGCTACACGCCCCTTTATAGGTGATGTGGTAACTGCTCTTTCATACCTAGCTTCTCAGACGTACGATCCAAATGCACCTGTTCAACATAATCGGAGCAATTCATCTACTCCGAGGGCTAGCCGAGGTGGCGGGAGCAATGACCAACGCCGTCTCCGCTCACCGAATCACCATTCTCCAGATTTGAGGAGAAGGGAAGCAACCACAGGACCAAAATATGAAGCTGAGGTTAGCAGGACAAATTCTGGTAGTGGTTCTGGTCGTCAGTCTGGCTTGGATGACGTGGATATGACAGTTTCGCAATTGGGTAGTCCTGGTCATGGAGGAAGAAAGAGGGAATCTCCTAGGACTGCGGAAAGGCAGGGTGCCATTGCAGAGGCCAAAACATGGGGGGAGAATTCGAGAGGGAGAAATTGA
- the LOC101772942 gene encoding scarecrow-like protein 3, producing MGARATAPGRSAARASVCRRRHAARRCFDALCPFLHVTASAANQTIVTAIAAEKNVHVVDLGGASPNQWLDLLRLFAAARPEGAPVLRLSVVSEQDAFLSRTAGLLTQEAIHRLIADETSVELPAGPHQITKADALLRVLCDLSPKLMLLTEQEADHNGANLWDRVSNAFNYYAALFNDLEPGGGAPREWVDRAAVERLLLQEEIMDIVARASRRERHEVMKSWVQRTGVAGFNTAPVMSYDQFADAGLQALQLAADGTLRYWVRNEDASIIVVYSRMTPIFSVTAWRPAEKNGK from the exons AtgggcgctagggctacagctCCAGGTCGCTCAGCAGCCCGCGCCAGCGTATGCCGACGCCGGCACGCCGCACGCCGTTGCTTCGACGCGCTGTGCCCGTTCCTCCATGTCACCGCCTCGGCCGCCAACCAGACCATCGTTACGGCGATTGCAGCCGAGAAGAACGTGCACGTCGTCGACCTCGGTGGCGCCAGCCCGAACCAGTGGCTCGACCTGCTCCGCCTGTTCGCCGCCGCGCGTCCCGAGGGTGCGCCCGTCCTGCGCCTGAGCGTCGTCAGCGAGCAGGATGCATTCCTCTCCCGCACTGCCGGGCTGCTAACCCAGGAGGCC ATCCACCGCCTAATCGCCGACGAGACCAGCGTTGAGCTACCAGCTGGGCCGCATCAGATAACGAAGGCCGACGCGCTCCTCCGGGTCCTCTGCGACCTGTCGCCGAAGCTGATGCTTCTGACGGAGCAGGAGGCCGACCACAATGGCGCCAACCTCTGGGACCGCGTCAGCAACGCCTTCAACTACTACGCGGCCCTGTTCAACGACCTCGAacccggcggtggcgcgccgcGTGAGTGGGTGGACCGCGCGGCCGTTGAGCGGCTGCTGCTCCAGGAGGAGATCATGGACATCGTCGCCCGGGCCTCACGGCGGGAGCGCCATGAGGTCATGAAGAGCTGGGTGCAGAGGACGGGCGTCGCTGGGTTCAATACCGCGCCGGTGATGTCTTACGACCAGTTTGCGGACGCCGGTCTACAGGCGCTGCAGCTGGCGGCCGACGGCACACTCAGGTACTGGGTGAGGAACGAGGACGCGTCCATCATCGTCGTCTACTCGCGCATGACACCGATCTTCTCAGTGACAGCATGGCGGCCGGCTGAGAAGAACGGTAAGTGA
- the LOC101754176 gene encoding receptor-like cytoplasmic kinase 185 isoform X1: MGCLPCFGSAGEGAAKKGGARKDGSSDRRVTRVGSDKSKPQGGSGSKKDAVILREGNNQHIAAHTFTFRELAAATKNFRQDCLLGEGGFGRVYKGRLENGQVVAVKQLDRNGLQGNREFLVEVLMLSLLHHDNLVNLIGYCADGDQRLLVYEFMPLGSLEDHLHDIPPDKEPLDWNTRMKIAAGAAKGLEYLHDKASPPVIYRDFKSSNILLGEGFHPKLSDFGLAKLGPVGDKTHVSTRVMGTYGYCAPEYAMTGQLTVKSDVYSFGVVFLELITGRKAIDNGKPHGEQNLVAWARPLFKDRRKFPKMADPLLQGRFPMRGLYQALAVAAMCLQEQAATRPFIGDVVTALSYLASQTYDPNAPVQHNRSNSSTPRASRGGGSNDQRRLRSPNHHSPDLRRREATTGPKYEAEVSRTNSGSGSGRQSGLDDVDMTVSQLGSPGHGGRKRESPRTAERQGAIAEAKTWGENSRGRN; encoded by the exons ATGGGCTGCCTGCCGTGCTTCGGGTCGGCTGGCGAGGGGGCGGCCAAGAAGGGCGGCGCGCGCAAGGACGGCTCGTCGGATCGCCGCGTTACCCGCGTCGGATCAG ATAAATCAAAACCACAGGGTGGATCGGGTTCTAAGAAGGATGCAGTCATCCTGAGGGAGGGGAACAATCAACATATTGCAGCACACACTTTCACTTTTCGTGAACTTGCTGCTGCCACAAAGAACTTCAGACAAGATTGTTTATTGGGTGAAGGAGGTTTTGGCCGTGTTTATAAAGGACGTTTAGAGAATGGGCAG GTCGTTGCAGTGAAGCAACTTGATCGCAATGGCCTTCAAGGAAATAGGGAGTTTCTGGTTGAGGTTCTGATGCTGAGTCTATTGCACCATGACAACCTGGTCAACCTAATTGGATACTGTGCTGATGGGGACCAACGTCTTCTTGTATATGAGTTTATGCCATTGGGATCACTTGAGGATCATTTGCATG ATATTCCACCTGATAAGGAACCTCTGGACTGGAATACACGGATGAAGATTGCTGCGGGTGCTGCCAAGGGCTTAGAGTACTTGCATGACAAGGCAAGTCCTCCTGTTATTTACAGGGATTTCAAGTCCTCAAACATTCTACTTGGTGAAGGGTTTCATCCAAAGCTATCGGACTTTGGCCTTGCCAAACTTGGCCCTGTTGGTGACAAGACTCATGTTTCAACACGTGTTATGGGAACTTATGGCTATTGTGCCCCAGAGTATGCAATGACAGGGCAGCTTACAGTTAAATCTGATGTATATAGTTTTggtgttgtgttccttgaactGATTACTGGCCGGAAAGCAATTGACAACGGCAAGCCCCATGGAGAGCAAAACCTAGTTGCATGG GCTCGTCCTCTATTCAAGGACCGCCGGAAATTTCCTAAAATGGCTGATCCGTTACTTCAGGGCCGCTTCCCCATGAGGGGCCTGTATCAGGCTTTAGCCGTTGCTGCAATGTGTTTGCAGGAGCAAGCTGCTACACGCCCCTTTATAGGTGATGTGGTAACTGCTCTTTCATACCTAGCTTCTCAGACGTACGATCCAAATGCACCTGTTCAACATAATCGGAGCAATTCATCTACTCCGAGGGCTAGCCGAGGTGGCGGGAGCAATGACCAACGCCGTCTCCGCTCACCGAATCACCATTCTCCAGATTTGAGGAGAAGGGAAGCAACCACAGGACCAAAATATGAAGCTGAGGTTAGCAGGACAAATTCTGGTAGTGGTTCTGGTCGTCAGTCTGGCTTGGATGACGTGGATATGACAGTTTCGCAATTGGGTAGTCCTGGTCATGGAGGAAGAAAGAGGGAATCTCCTAGGACTGCGGAAAGGCAGGGTGCCATTGCAGAGGCCAAAACATGGGGGGAGAATTCGAGAGGGAGAAATTGA